A genomic segment from Nymphalis io chromosome 15, ilAglIoxx1.1, whole genome shotgun sequence encodes:
- the LOC126773662 gene encoding perilipin-4 isoform X33 has translation MFSGIAGAFRSIGEKTASLFERKKKDAEQIAQEKAAEAAHVVEEQVKKAGELVSGAEKTASDAANSAANAKHSAIDVIDKELSKVSIAAGEAKDAADKALADGKKVVDTTKDTISTTVDNTKKAAESAINTAKDTLSNVVQSTIDTTQSTIESGKTCAVSAKDSVVNTIQSTVDTTQKLGQAALEGGKSYATSAKDSAAGAIQNTVDGTKKSGQTAFTASKDYVASAKDKVASTIESTLDTSKNTAESTLDTSKQYATIAKETLVSNIQSTVDTTQKVTNSAIETGKDYAASAKDKVASTFESTLDITEKTGQSALETGKSYATSAIDSVASSIQSTVDTTQKTAQSLVDSGKTYASSAKDSVASSIQSTVDTTQKTAQSLVEPGKTYASSAKDSVASSIQSTVDTTQKTAQSLVDSGKTYASSAKDTVADAVNNTVEVTKNIANSTTKTTKSYVDSAKDSGQNSYQSALDFSTSYAFSALHIGKSYLDSTKETVASTLDSTVKAVHSSVETGKSYVDTAKDTVASTVHSTVDSTKTVAASALDKGSALIEGVKDTVASTVNTTVDTTKNVAASAVDKGVSLVGTVKGTAASTVDATKNVAASVVDKSTSLIGSAKDNLASTILTTVDTTKNVAATAFDKGSSLVGSAKDTVASTVQSTVDTTKNVATSAVDKGASLVEAAKGTVASTIDTTKNVASSAVDKGFSLVGTAKDTVASTVNTTVETTKSVASSAVDKGSHLVGSAKDTVASTLDTTKNVASTAVDKGISFVGAAKDTVSSTVQNTLDSTKSVAGSVYDKSSSLVTGAKDIFTSKTEGAKDSAESSINNVKETAEKLDDTINATVDTTKKTAEEAKAQALKAAEDAKEKARLAAEAAKEEAKRAANAAVEESKKAAEKAAADASNAVHSTVDNTLKRVEDAADQGLKNAGQVVDAKIKDADKFLSEKRDALVTNFSSAAHDGAEGAAGLLSKGLAAFPK, from the exons GCGCGTTCCGAAGCATCGGAGAGAAGACAGCGTCTCTCTTCGAGAGGAAGAAGAAAGATGCAGAACAAATCGCTCAGGAAAAAGCCGCAGAAGCCGCCCATGTTGTTGAAGAACAGGTTAAGAAGGCTGGAGAGCTCGTGAGTGGGGCTGAGAAGACGGCGTCTGATGCTGCTAACTCCG CTGCAAACGCGAAGCACTCGGCGATTGATGTGATAGATAAGGAATTATCAAAGGTTTCGATTGCTGCCGGTGAAGCTAAGGATGCTGCTGACAAAGCCTTAGCCGATGGGAAGAAGGTTGTCGACACTACTAAAG ATACAATTTCAACGACAGTAGATAATACGAAAAAGGCAGCTGAGTCAGCTATAAACACGGCTAAAG atACATTGTCAAATGTAGTTCAAAGCACAATAGATACTACACAATCTACCATAGAATCTGGAAAGACGTGCGCAGTTAGTGCTAAag ATTCAGTAGTGAACACTATTCAGAGCACTGTAGATACCACACAGAAATTAGGACAAGCCGCTCTTGAAGGTGGTAAATCCTACGCTACGAGTGCTAAAG atTCAGCTGCAGGTGCTATACAAAATACAGTAGATGGCACTAAAAAATCAGGCCAAACTGCATTCACAGCTAGCAAAGATTATGTTGCGTCTGCGAAAG ATAAAGTAGCTAGTACCATAGAAAGTACATTAGACACATCTAAGAATACAGCAGAATCTACTTTAGATACAAGCAAACAATATGCTACTATTGCAAAAG aaaCACTTGTAAGTAATATTCAAAGTACGGTAGACACAACACAAAAAGTAACCAATTCCGCTATTGAAACAGGCAAAGATTATGCAGCATCTGCAAAag ATAAAGTAGCAAGTACATTCGAAAGTACATTAGATATTACAGAAAAAACAGGTCAATCTGCGCTTGAAACAGGGAAATCCTATGCCACAAGCGCAATAG attCTGTTGCTAGTAGTATTCAAAGCACAGTTGACACAACACAAAAAACAGCACAGTCACTTGTTGATTCTGGTAAAACATATGCTTCTAGTGCTAaag attCTGTTGCTAGTAGTATTCAAAGCACAGTTGACACAACACAAAAAACAGCACAGTCACTTGTTGAACCTGGTAAAACATACGCTTCTAGTGCTAaag attCTGTTGCTAGTAGTATTCAAAGCACAGTTGACACAACACAAAAAACAGCACAGTCACTTGTTGATTCTGGTAAAACATATGCTTCTAGTGCTAAAG ATACTGTAGCAGATGCGGTTAATAATACTGTTGAAGTAACCAAAAATATTGCTAATTCAACAACAAAAACAACTAAATCGTATGTGGATAGCGCTAAAG ATTCAGGCCAAAACTCATATCAATCTGCATTGGATTTCTCGACGAGTTACGCATTTTCTGCTTTACATATCGGAAAATCTTATCTAGATAGCACTAAAG AAACAGTAGCAAGTACATTAGATAGTACAGTGAAAGCTGTTCACAGTTCTGTTGAAACAGGAAAATCTTACGTGGATACTGCCAAAG ATACCGTAGCAAGCACCGTTCATTCAACTGTTGATAGTACTAAAACTGTAGCGGCATCAGCGCTTGATAAAGGCTCAGCTTTGATAGAAGGCGTTAAAG ATACAGTAGCCAGTACTGTGAATACAACAGTAGACACAACAAAAAATGTAGCCGCATCCGCTGTAGATAAGGGAGTTTCACTAGTAGGAACTGTAAAAG GTACAGCTGCAAGTACTGTAGATGCAACTAAAAATGTTGCGGCATCTGTTGTTGATAAGAGCACATCACTCATAGGAAGCGCTAAAG ATAATCTAGCAAGCACCATACTCACGACAGTAGATACCACTAAAAATGTAGCAGCCACCGCTTTCGATAAAGGCTCATCACTAGTAGGATCAGCCAAAG ATACTGTAGCAAGCACTGTGCAATCCACTGTCGATACAACTAAAAACGTTGCAACATCTGCTGTCGATAAAGGCGCTTCATTAGTAGAGGCTGCTAAAG GAACCGTGGCAAGCACAATTGACACGACGAAAAATGTCGCATCATCCGCAGTAGATAAAGGTTTTTCTTTAGTTGGCACTGCTAAAG ACACCGTAGCGAGCACTGTTAATACTACTGTAGAGACAACTAAGAGTGTAGCGTCATCAGCTGTCGATAAAGGATCACATCTTGTAGGATCTGCTAAAG ATACTGTAGCAAGTACATTAGATACAACAAAAAATGTTGCCTCAACTGCTGTAGACAAAGGCATATCGTTTGTCGGTGCCGCTAAAG ataccGTATCAAGTACAGTTCAAAATACATTAGACTCAACTAAGAGTGTAGCTGGATCTGTTTATGATAAGAGCTCTTCACTTGTGACCGGCGCCAAAG ATATATTCACAAGCAAGACCGAAGGTGCAAAAGATTCTGCCGAATCgtcaataaataatgttaaggaAACCGCAGAGAAATTAGACG acACGATCAACGCTACGGTAGACACGACGAAGAAGACTGCAGAAGAAGCCAAGGCTCAGGCTTTGAAAGCCGCTGAAGATGCTAAGGAGAAGGCTAGATTAGCTGCTGAGGCTGCTAAAGAGGAGGCAAAGAGGGCTGCAA aTGCTGCCGTTGAAGAGTCTAAGAAAGCTGCCGAGAAGGCGGCGGCGGATGCCAGTAACGCCGTACATAGCACGGTTGACAACACCTTGAAGAGAGTAGAGGATGCCGCTGACCAGGGCTTGAAGAACGCGGGACAAGTAGTCGACGCTAAAATCAAGGACGCCGACAAGTTCTTGAGCGAAAAACGTGACGCG CTGGTAACAAACTTCTCGAGTGCGGCGCACGACGGAGCTGAGGGTGCTGCGGGCTTGCTCAGCAAGGGGCTGGCTGCTTTCCCCAAATAA
- the LOC126773662 gene encoding perilipin-4 isoform X9 translates to MFSGIAGAFRSIGEKTASLFERKKKDAEQIAQEKAAEAAHVVEEQVKKAGELVSGAEKTASDAANSAANAKHSAIDVIDKELSKVSIAAGEAKDAADKALADGKKVVDTTKDTISTTVDNTKKAAESAINTAKDTLSNVVQSTIDTTQSTIESGKTCAVSAKDSVVNTIQSTVDTTQKLGQAALEGGKSYATSAKDSAAGAIQNTVDGTKKSGQTAFTASKDYVASAKDKVASTIESTLDTSKNTAESTLDTSKQYATIAKETLVSNIQSTVDTTQKVTNSAIETGKDYAASAKDTVSNTLVGAQKNAESAFETNKSYVAGAKDKVASTFESTLDITEKTGQSALETGKSYATSAIDSVASSIQSTVDTTQKTAQSLVEPGKTYASSAKDSVASSIQSTVDTTQKTAQSLVEPGKTYASSAKDSVASSIQSTVDTTQKTAQSLVDSGKTYASSAKDSVASSIQSTVDTTQKTAQSLVEPGKTYASSAKDSVASSIQSTVDTTQKTAQSLVDSGKTYASSAKDSGQNSYQSALDFSTSYAFSALHIGKSYLDSTKETVASTLDSTVKAVHSSVETGKSYVDTAKDTVASTVHSTVDSTKTVAASALDKGSALIEGVKDTVASTVNTTVDTTKNVAASAVDKGVSLVGTVKGTAASTVDATKNVAASVVDKSTSLIGSAKDNLASTILTTVDTTKNVAATAFDKGSSLVGSAKDTVASTVQSTVDTTKNVATSAVDKGASLVEAAKGTVASTIDTTKNVASSAVDKGFSLVGTAKDTVASTVNTTVETTKSVASSAVDKGSHLVGSAKDTVASTLDTTKNVASTAVDKGISFVGAAKDTVSSTVQNTLDSTKSVAGSVYDKSSSLVTGAKDIFTSKTEGAKDSAESSINNVKETAEKLDDTINATVDTTKKTAEEAKAQALKAAEDAKEKARLAAEAAKEEAKRAANAAVEESKKAAEKAAADASNAVHSTVDNTLKRVEDAADQGLKNAGQVVDAKIKDADKFLSEKRDALVTNFSSAAHDGAEGAAGLLSKGLAAFPK, encoded by the exons GCGCGTTCCGAAGCATCGGAGAGAAGACAGCGTCTCTCTTCGAGAGGAAGAAGAAAGATGCAGAACAAATCGCTCAGGAAAAAGCCGCAGAAGCCGCCCATGTTGTTGAAGAACAGGTTAAGAAGGCTGGAGAGCTCGTGAGTGGGGCTGAGAAGACGGCGTCTGATGCTGCTAACTCCG CTGCAAACGCGAAGCACTCGGCGATTGATGTGATAGATAAGGAATTATCAAAGGTTTCGATTGCTGCCGGTGAAGCTAAGGATGCTGCTGACAAAGCCTTAGCCGATGGGAAGAAGGTTGTCGACACTACTAAAG ATACAATTTCAACGACAGTAGATAATACGAAAAAGGCAGCTGAGTCAGCTATAAACACGGCTAAAG atACATTGTCAAATGTAGTTCAAAGCACAATAGATACTACACAATCTACCATAGAATCTGGAAAGACGTGCGCAGTTAGTGCTAAag ATTCAGTAGTGAACACTATTCAGAGCACTGTAGATACCACACAGAAATTAGGACAAGCCGCTCTTGAAGGTGGTAAATCCTACGCTACGAGTGCTAAAG atTCAGCTGCAGGTGCTATACAAAATACAGTAGATGGCACTAAAAAATCAGGCCAAACTGCATTCACAGCTAGCAAAGATTATGTTGCGTCTGCGAAAG ATAAAGTAGCTAGTACCATAGAAAGTACATTAGACACATCTAAGAATACAGCAGAATCTACTTTAGATACAAGCAAACAATATGCTACTATTGCAAAAG aaaCACTTGTAAGTAATATTCAAAGTACGGTAGACACAACACAAAAAGTAACCAATTCCGCTATTGAAACAGGCAAAGATTATGCAGCATCTGCAAAag atacagtatCGAACACTTTAGTAGGTGCACAAAAAAATGCCGAGTCAGCTTTCGAAACCAACAAATCTTATGTCGCTGGAGCAAAAG ATAAAGTAGCAAGTACATTCGAAAGTACATTAGATATTACAGAAAAAACAGGTCAATCTGCGCTTGAAACAGGGAAATCCTATGCCACAAGCGCAATAG ATTCTGTTGCAAGTAGTATACAAAGCACAGTTGACACAACACAAAAAACAGCACAGTCACTTGTTGAACCTGGTAAAACATACGCTTCTAGTGCTAaag attCTGTTGCTAGTAGTATACAAAGCACAGTTGACACAACACAAAAAACAGCACAGTCACTTGTTGAACCTGGTAAAACATACGCTTCTAGTGCTAaag attCTGTTGCTAGTAGTATTCAAAGCACAGTTGACACAACACAAAAAACAGCACAGTCACTTGTTGATTCTGGTAAAACATATGCTTCTAGTGCTAaag attCTGTTGCTAGTAGTATTCAAAGCACAGTTGACACAACACAAAAAACAGCACAGTCACTTGTTGAACCTGGTAAAACATACGCTTCTAGTGCTAaag attCTGTTGCTAGTAGTATTCAAAGCACAGTTGACACAACACAAAAAACAGCACAGTCACTTGTTGATTCTGGTAAAACATATGCTTCTAGTGCTAAAG ATTCAGGCCAAAACTCATATCAATCTGCATTGGATTTCTCGACGAGTTACGCATTTTCTGCTTTACATATCGGAAAATCTTATCTAGATAGCACTAAAG AAACAGTAGCAAGTACATTAGATAGTACAGTGAAAGCTGTTCACAGTTCTGTTGAAACAGGAAAATCTTACGTGGATACTGCCAAAG ATACCGTAGCAAGCACCGTTCATTCAACTGTTGATAGTACTAAAACTGTAGCGGCATCAGCGCTTGATAAAGGCTCAGCTTTGATAGAAGGCGTTAAAG ATACAGTAGCCAGTACTGTGAATACAACAGTAGACACAACAAAAAATGTAGCCGCATCCGCTGTAGATAAGGGAGTTTCACTAGTAGGAACTGTAAAAG GTACAGCTGCAAGTACTGTAGATGCAACTAAAAATGTTGCGGCATCTGTTGTTGATAAGAGCACATCACTCATAGGAAGCGCTAAAG ATAATCTAGCAAGCACCATACTCACGACAGTAGATACCACTAAAAATGTAGCAGCCACCGCTTTCGATAAAGGCTCATCACTAGTAGGATCAGCCAAAG ATACTGTAGCAAGCACTGTGCAATCCACTGTCGATACAACTAAAAACGTTGCAACATCTGCTGTCGATAAAGGCGCTTCATTAGTAGAGGCTGCTAAAG GAACCGTGGCAAGCACAATTGACACGACGAAAAATGTCGCATCATCCGCAGTAGATAAAGGTTTTTCTTTAGTTGGCACTGCTAAAG ACACCGTAGCGAGCACTGTTAATACTACTGTAGAGACAACTAAGAGTGTAGCGTCATCAGCTGTCGATAAAGGATCACATCTTGTAGGATCTGCTAAAG ATACTGTAGCAAGTACATTAGATACAACAAAAAATGTTGCCTCAACTGCTGTAGACAAAGGCATATCGTTTGTCGGTGCCGCTAAAG ataccGTATCAAGTACAGTTCAAAATACATTAGACTCAACTAAGAGTGTAGCTGGATCTGTTTATGATAAGAGCTCTTCACTTGTGACCGGCGCCAAAG ATATATTCACAAGCAAGACCGAAGGTGCAAAAGATTCTGCCGAATCgtcaataaataatgttaaggaAACCGCAGAGAAATTAGACG acACGATCAACGCTACGGTAGACACGACGAAGAAGACTGCAGAAGAAGCCAAGGCTCAGGCTTTGAAAGCCGCTGAAGATGCTAAGGAGAAGGCTAGATTAGCTGCTGAGGCTGCTAAAGAGGAGGCAAAGAGGGCTGCAA aTGCTGCCGTTGAAGAGTCTAAGAAAGCTGCCGAGAAGGCGGCGGCGGATGCCAGTAACGCCGTACATAGCACGGTTGACAACACCTTGAAGAGAGTAGAGGATGCCGCTGACCAGGGCTTGAAGAACGCGGGACAAGTAGTCGACGCTAAAATCAAGGACGCCGACAAGTTCTTGAGCGAAAAACGTGACGCG CTGGTAACAAACTTCTCGAGTGCGGCGCACGACGGAGCTGAGGGTGCTGCGGGCTTGCTCAGCAAGGGGCTGGCTGCTTTCCCCAAATAA
- the LOC126773662 gene encoding perilipin-4 isoform X27 yields MFSGIAGAFRSIGEKTASLFERKKKDAEQIAQEKAAEAAHVVEEQVKKAGELVSGAEKTASDAANSAANAKHSAIDVIDKELSKVSIAAGEAKDAADKALADGKKVVDTTKDTISTTVDNTKKAAESAINTAKDTLSNVVQSTIDTTQSTIESGKTCAVSAKDSVVNTIQSTVDTTQKLGQAALEGGKSYATSAKDSAAGAIQNTVDGTKKSGQTAFTASKDYVASAKDKVASTIESTLDTSKNTAESTLDTSKQYATIAKETLVSNIQSTVDTTQKVTNSAIETGKDYAASAKDTVSNTLVGAQKNAESAFETNKSYVAGAKDKVASTFESTLDITEKTGQSALETGKSYATSAIDSVASSIQSTVDTTQKTAQSLVEPGKTYASSAKDSVASSIQSTVDTTQKTAQSLVEPGKTYASSAKDSVASSIQSTVDTTQKTAQSLVDSGKTYASSAKDSVASSIQSTVDTTQKTAQSLVEPGKTYASSAKDSVASSIQSTVDTTQKTAQSLVDSGKTYASSAKETVASTLDSTVKAVHSSVETGKSYVDTAKDTVASTVHSTVDSTKTVAASALDKGSALIEGVKDTVASTVNTTVDTTKNVAASAVDKGVSLVGTVKGTAASTVDATKNVAASVVDKSTSLIGSAKDNLASTILTTVDTTKNVAATAFDKGSSLVGSAKDTVASTVQSTVDTTKNVATSAVDKGASLVEAAKGTVASTIDTTKNVASSAVDKGFSLVGTAKDTVASTVNTTVETTKSVASSAVDKGSHLVGSAKDTVASTLDTTKNVASTAVDKGISFVGAAKDTVSSTVQNTLDSTKSVAGSVYDKSSSLVTGAKDIFTSKTEGAKDSAESSINNVKETAEKLDDTINATVDTTKKTAEEAKAQALKAAEDAKEKARLAAEAAKEEAKRAANAAVEESKKAAEKAAADASNAVHSTVDNTLKRVEDAADQGLKNAGQVVDAKIKDADKFLSEKRDALVTNFSSAAHDGAEGAAGLLSKGLAAFPK; encoded by the exons GCGCGTTCCGAAGCATCGGAGAGAAGACAGCGTCTCTCTTCGAGAGGAAGAAGAAAGATGCAGAACAAATCGCTCAGGAAAAAGCCGCAGAAGCCGCCCATGTTGTTGAAGAACAGGTTAAGAAGGCTGGAGAGCTCGTGAGTGGGGCTGAGAAGACGGCGTCTGATGCTGCTAACTCCG CTGCAAACGCGAAGCACTCGGCGATTGATGTGATAGATAAGGAATTATCAAAGGTTTCGATTGCTGCCGGTGAAGCTAAGGATGCTGCTGACAAAGCCTTAGCCGATGGGAAGAAGGTTGTCGACACTACTAAAG ATACAATTTCAACGACAGTAGATAATACGAAAAAGGCAGCTGAGTCAGCTATAAACACGGCTAAAG atACATTGTCAAATGTAGTTCAAAGCACAATAGATACTACACAATCTACCATAGAATCTGGAAAGACGTGCGCAGTTAGTGCTAAag ATTCAGTAGTGAACACTATTCAGAGCACTGTAGATACCACACAGAAATTAGGACAAGCCGCTCTTGAAGGTGGTAAATCCTACGCTACGAGTGCTAAAG atTCAGCTGCAGGTGCTATACAAAATACAGTAGATGGCACTAAAAAATCAGGCCAAACTGCATTCACAGCTAGCAAAGATTATGTTGCGTCTGCGAAAG ATAAAGTAGCTAGTACCATAGAAAGTACATTAGACACATCTAAGAATACAGCAGAATCTACTTTAGATACAAGCAAACAATATGCTACTATTGCAAAAG aaaCACTTGTAAGTAATATTCAAAGTACGGTAGACACAACACAAAAAGTAACCAATTCCGCTATTGAAACAGGCAAAGATTATGCAGCATCTGCAAAag atacagtatCGAACACTTTAGTAGGTGCACAAAAAAATGCCGAGTCAGCTTTCGAAACCAACAAATCTTATGTCGCTGGAGCAAAAG ATAAAGTAGCAAGTACATTCGAAAGTACATTAGATATTACAGAAAAAACAGGTCAATCTGCGCTTGAAACAGGGAAATCCTATGCCACAAGCGCAATAG ATTCTGTTGCAAGTAGTATACAAAGCACAGTTGACACAACACAAAAAACAGCACAGTCACTTGTTGAACCTGGTAAAACATACGCTTCTAGTGCTAaag attCTGTTGCTAGTAGTATACAAAGCACAGTTGACACAACACAAAAAACAGCACAGTCACTTGTTGAACCTGGTAAAACATACGCTTCTAGTGCTAaag attCTGTTGCTAGTAGTATTCAAAGCACAGTTGACACAACACAAAAAACAGCACAGTCACTTGTTGATTCTGGTAAAACATATGCTTCTAGTGCTAaag attCTGTTGCTAGTAGTATTCAAAGCACAGTTGACACAACACAAAAAACAGCACAGTCACTTGTTGAACCTGGTAAAACATACGCTTCTAGTGCTAaag attCTGTTGCTAGTAGTATTCAAAGCACAGTTGACACAACACAAAAAACAGCACAGTCACTTGTTGATTCTGGTAAAACATATGCTTCTAGTGCTAAAG AAACAGTAGCAAGTACATTAGATAGTACAGTGAAAGCTGTTCACAGTTCTGTTGAAACAGGAAAATCTTACGTGGATACTGCCAAAG ATACCGTAGCAAGCACCGTTCATTCAACTGTTGATAGTACTAAAACTGTAGCGGCATCAGCGCTTGATAAAGGCTCAGCTTTGATAGAAGGCGTTAAAG ATACAGTAGCCAGTACTGTGAATACAACAGTAGACACAACAAAAAATGTAGCCGCATCCGCTGTAGATAAGGGAGTTTCACTAGTAGGAACTGTAAAAG GTACAGCTGCAAGTACTGTAGATGCAACTAAAAATGTTGCGGCATCTGTTGTTGATAAGAGCACATCACTCATAGGAAGCGCTAAAG ATAATCTAGCAAGCACCATACTCACGACAGTAGATACCACTAAAAATGTAGCAGCCACCGCTTTCGATAAAGGCTCATCACTAGTAGGATCAGCCAAAG ATACTGTAGCAAGCACTGTGCAATCCACTGTCGATACAACTAAAAACGTTGCAACATCTGCTGTCGATAAAGGCGCTTCATTAGTAGAGGCTGCTAAAG GAACCGTGGCAAGCACAATTGACACGACGAAAAATGTCGCATCATCCGCAGTAGATAAAGGTTTTTCTTTAGTTGGCACTGCTAAAG ACACCGTAGCGAGCACTGTTAATACTACTGTAGAGACAACTAAGAGTGTAGCGTCATCAGCTGTCGATAAAGGATCACATCTTGTAGGATCTGCTAAAG ATACTGTAGCAAGTACATTAGATACAACAAAAAATGTTGCCTCAACTGCTGTAGACAAAGGCATATCGTTTGTCGGTGCCGCTAAAG ataccGTATCAAGTACAGTTCAAAATACATTAGACTCAACTAAGAGTGTAGCTGGATCTGTTTATGATAAGAGCTCTTCACTTGTGACCGGCGCCAAAG ATATATTCACAAGCAAGACCGAAGGTGCAAAAGATTCTGCCGAATCgtcaataaataatgttaaggaAACCGCAGAGAAATTAGACG acACGATCAACGCTACGGTAGACACGACGAAGAAGACTGCAGAAGAAGCCAAGGCTCAGGCTTTGAAAGCCGCTGAAGATGCTAAGGAGAAGGCTAGATTAGCTGCTGAGGCTGCTAAAGAGGAGGCAAAGAGGGCTGCAA aTGCTGCCGTTGAAGAGTCTAAGAAAGCTGCCGAGAAGGCGGCGGCGGATGCCAGTAACGCCGTACATAGCACGGTTGACAACACCTTGAAGAGAGTAGAGGATGCCGCTGACCAGGGCTTGAAGAACGCGGGACAAGTAGTCGACGCTAAAATCAAGGACGCCGACAAGTTCTTGAGCGAAAAACGTGACGCG CTGGTAACAAACTTCTCGAGTGCGGCGCACGACGGAGCTGAGGGTGCTGCGGGCTTGCTCAGCAAGGGGCTGGCTGCTTTCCCCAAATAA